In Comamonas koreensis, the genomic stretch GCCGTCGCTGGAGCTGCTGATGCTGGGACTGGCGCTGGTCACAAACTGGTAGGTGGTACCGCTGGGGTTTTCAACGTCGTTGTTGTTGTCCGCATAGGTGTAGCTGCCGGTCACGGTGGAGCCGACCTGCGAGGTGCCGGTGATCGTCGGCTCGGCAATCGGTACGGTGTTCGGTGGTGCGCGTTCGATCAAGGCCACCATGTGCTGGTAGGCAGGATCGCGATTGCGAAACAGGTCCATCGTGTAGGTGCCGGACCGGTAGGAGGTACGCAGCGTCGGCAGACTGGCCTTCATGGCGTCGTACAAGGAGTTGTACGCGCTTACAAATGCGGCTTGGTCCGAGCCGCCATACTCAATGACGTTCTCTGAAGCAGGACGGGATGCGCCTGCACTGATGTTGATGCTGGCGGCGCTTCCGTCGTAGTCGTTGCCAAGCTCCCACAGTGCATACTGGAGGGCTCGCCGCTGCTCCACGCTCCCATTCTTGTAATAGCTGAGGTAGTACTGGTCGAGCAGCCAGTAAATCGCTGCCTCGCCCGCCGCTCCTGAGGCGCCCTTGATGGCGCTGGCGCCCGCTTCCGTGTCAAATTGGGCTTGGGGGACGGGTGTGGCGGCGTTGGCAAAAGGCGGTTGTGTGGAATGGTCAATGCAAATCAGCAGTACTGACTCATCGCTATACAGCGCCCCATTGGCATCGTATCTGAGCTCTTCCGAGGTCCCGGAATAGATCGAACTGAAGTTGTAATTCACCGCACCAGAAACGAACGCGGCGCTGGACAAGCCAGGCACCGCCATCGCAAGCGCTGCAGCAAGGGTCTGCATTTGTTGTCGCATGATTCAATTCCATTCTCCAGGGGAGGCGAAAATATGCCTCGGTTGAGAAAAATACCCACCATTCATTCAATGCGGCAGGGTATGGGGCTGCCTCTATGGCCGCACAACCAGATAACCCGGGTGGAGATAATTGCCTGATAACTGCTGGCTAATAGGTCAAGACCCATATATTTGACATGAATGTGCAGAAAGTTATGGGTTCATGTCTCTTAAGGGCTTGGCGGCAAAACAAAACTTACAGTTGGAACTGTACAACGCAATACCATTCAGGCATCTTTGGTTTTATTTAAAGAAGTTTGTTATTTATATTTTTGGGCGGGCGAAGGTATAAATAGCGATGGAAATTAATATTGTTCACAATCAACGCAGCTTTTATTCAATGGCAAGATAAATCAAAACAATTAATAATGGTTGTTTAATAATTGTCTGACCGTTGGTATGAATAAGGCCCTGAACCGGTTGCTCATCGATAGAGCCCGCGCGTGCTCACTGAGGATGCTGCTTGAGCAGGTGGCCATCACGAAGATGGCCGTAGGTGTGACCTTGGGGCTGCGCCGTCCGTCCCATTGTTTGGCAGGCCGCCAGCCCGCTCTAGCGGTGTCAGCCGCTGATCGGGCCAAAGCGATGTGCGGCCATCGTGGCTGTGCGCAGCCCATAACCCCAGGCGCTCGCGCAATACAAAGCGCAGCTGGCACCTGTGCATGACCTGGCGCGGGTCACAGTGACGCTGGAGCGCGGCAGTGGCAATGGCACCACCGGGATGGACAGCGCTACCTATGGGCCTGGGCCAGGGCGATCTGGATGATCAGGATGAAGCGGCTGGCTTTTGCACGGCCTGCTCCGCTGGCGGAGGCTGCGTGCTCTGCACCTGGCTGAGCATGTAGTTGGCCAGCGTCTCATACAGCGGCCTGGCGATCATGCGCGAGACCAGGCTGGCCAGCATCGCAGCGGCCATCAGGCTCAGCACCA encodes the following:
- a CDS encoding IPTL-CTERM sorting domain-containing protein, with protein sequence MRQQMQTLAAALAMAVPGLSSAAFVSGAVNYNFSSIYSGTSEELRYDANGALYSDESVLLICIDHSTQPPFANAATPVPQAQFDTEAGASAIKGASGAAGEAAIYWLLDQYYLSYYKNGSVEQRRALQYALWELGNDYDGSAASINISAGASRPASENVIEYGGSDQAAFVSAYNSLYDAMKASLPTLRTSYRSGTYTMDLFRNRDPAYQHMVALIERAPPNTVPIAEPTITGTSQVGSTVTGSYTYADNNNDVENPSGTTYQFVTSASPSISSSSDGTVVASGTTGGASQTPTYTLQPADQDKNIFFCVRPDAQTGATPGLEVCTTALGPVTELPPNVVPTAVPSITGTPQVGSTVTGSYTYADNNSDVENPSGTTYQFVTSPNPSISSSSDGTVVASGTTGGAGQTPTYTLQAADLNQYVFFCVKPAAQTGASPGLEVCTSPVGPVTTRVVQQAPTPVPGLGPWALMGLTPLIALLGIRRQRKHIG